The Streptomyces laurentii region CCCGGGCGCCGACCGCCTTGGCCAGCTGGATCGCCATGGTGCCGATGCCGCTCGCGCCGCCGTGCACGAGCAGCGTCTCGCCCGGCCGGAGGTGGGCCAGCATGAAGATGTTCGACCACACCGTGCAGGCGACCTCGGGCAGCGCCGCGGCCGTCACCAGGTCGACGTTGGCCGGACGGGGCAGCAGCTGCCCGGCCGGGACGGCGACCTTCTGGGCGTATCCGCCGCCGACGAGCAGCGCGCACACCTCGTCGCCGACTGCCCACCCCGAGACGCCGGGGCCGAGCGCGGCGATCCGGCCGGAGCACTCCAGACCGGGGTACGGGGAGCTGCCCGGCGGCGGATCGTAGAAGCCCTGACGCTGGAGCAGATCGGCTCGGTTGACGGCGCTCGCCACCACCTCGACGAGGACCTCGCCCTCGGCGGGGACGGGATCGGGGACCTCGGCCCAGACCAACGCCTCGGGCCCGCCGGGTTGGGGAATCGTGATCGCATGCATGGCGGCGAGGCTACTCCCGGGACGTACGTCGGGGGCGGGCCGGACGTCGGGGGCGGGCCGGAGAGTCCCGGCCCGCGCCCGATGTCCGTCTTGTGCCTTGGGCCCGCCGTCAGTCCTGGTCGGGCGTGGTGAGCGGGGTGACGGGCGCGGCGCGCACGATCGTGATGACCCGGTCGGTCAGCTGGAGCGGGCTGGCGGCGGGGTCGTCGTACCCGAGCAGCCGGTGGCCGCGCAGCACGCTCACCACCAGGTCCTTGGTCTCCCGGACGCTCTTGCCGGCCTCGGCCTTGGTCACCGGCCGCTCGACGAGGTCGAGTCCGGAACCCTGCTGGATGAGGTCCTCCATCACCGTGCCCGCGCTGGGGCTGAGGACGGAGAGGCCGAGGAGCCGGCCGGCGGCGCTCGCGCTGGTGATCACGGCGTCGGCGCCGGACTGGCGCAGCAGCGGCGCGTTCTCCTCCTCGCGGACCGCGGCGACGATCTTCGCGCCCTTGTTGAGCTGGCGGGCCGTCAGGGTGACCAGCACGGCGGTGTCGTCGCGCTGGGTGGCGATGACGATCTGACGGGCCTTCTGCACCTCGGCGCGGAGCAGCACGTCGCTGCGGGTCGCGTCGCCGATGACGCCCACGAACCCGTCGGCGTTGGCCGCCTCGATGACCTTGCTGGACGGGTCGACGATGACGATGTGGTCCTTGCGCAGCCCGGTCGCGCACAGCGTCTGGATCGCCGAGCGCCCCTTGGTCCCGAATCCGACGATGACGGTGTGGTCACGCAAGGTGGCCCTCCAGCGGTGGAGCCGGAACTCCTCCCGGGTCCGCTCCGTGAGGACCTCGAGAGTGGTGCCGACCAGGATGATCAGGAACAGCACGCGCAGCGGCGTGACCAGCAGGATGTTCGCGAGGCGCGCGGAATCGCTGTACGGGACGATGTCGCCGTACCCGGTGGTGGAGAGGGTGACGGTCGCGTAGTAGGCGGCGTCGAGGAAGTCGAGCGACTCGTCGGCGTTGTCGTGGTAGCCCCCGCGGTCGGCGTAGACGATGAGGATCGTCACGAACAGCACGCCTATGGCCATCAGCAGACGCTTGGCGACCTGGCGCAGCGGCCGTTCGACCTCCCGCCGGGGCAGCTTGACCCTCGGGGCGGTCTTCTCGTCCGCCTGCCGGGCCATGATGTCGCGGCTGGGCAGTTTCACGTGAAACACACTCCTTGGCCCGTGGCCGGGGCCGTCCAGGGAAGGTCGAGTACATCGAGCGCCTGCCCGGGCCGGGCCCCGCCGGGCGGGACCACGGCCATGCCGTCGGCGGTGGCGATGCCGCGGAGCATCGCGGGCCCGGAGTAGCGCAGCGGCACGGCCGCGCCGTCGCGGTCGAGGACGGGGACCAGCCGGGTGTCCTGCGGATGACCCTGGATCCCGTCGCGTACGGGGACGCTGAACGGCACCGAGCCCGCGGCGGGGTGGCCGGCGAGGGCACGCAGCAGCGGCTCGGCGAGCGTGAGCAGCCCGGAGACGGCGGCGAGCGGATTGCCGGGCAGACCGACGAGGTACCGGTCCGCCGGATCACCGAGCGCGGCGAGCAGCATGGGGTGGCCGGGGCGGACCCGGACACCGTCGACGAGCAGGGTGGCGCCGGCCTTGGCCAGGACCGGGTGGACGTGGTCGACGGGCCCGGACGCGGTGCCGCCGGTGGTGACCACCACGTCGGCGGCGGAGCCGGTGACCGCCCGGTACAGCTCCTCGGCGTCGTCGCCGATCCGGCGGACGCCGAGAACGTCGGCGCCGAGCGCGCACAGCCAGGGGTCGAGCAGCGGGCCGAGCGCGTCGCGGATCAGGCCCTCGTGGGGGAGTCCGGAGGTCAGCAGCTCGTCGCCGAGGACCAGGACCTCCACGCGGGGGCGCGGATACGTGGTCAGCTCGTCGTAGCCGGCCGCGGCGGCGAGACCGAGGACGGCGGGGGTCACCAGGCTGCCGGCGGGCATCAGCCGGTCGCCGGACCGGCACTCCTGGCCCCGGGGACGGATGTCCTGGCCCTGGACGACCTCGCGCCGGGCGTGCAGCTGACCGGCCGCGTCGGTACGGGAGTGCTCGGCGCGGACGACGGCGGTCGCCCCGGCCGGCACCCGGGCGCCGGTCGCGATCCGGACGGCGTGGCCGTCGGCGAGTTCGGCGGTGGTGGCGTGGCCGGCGAGGACCGAACCCTCGGGACCCTCGGGGGCGGTGCGCCAGGGGCCGGGACCGGCGACCGCCCAGCCGTCCATCGCGGAGGTGTCGAAGGAGGGCAGGTCGGTGAGCGCGCGCAACGGCTCGGCCAGGACCCGGCCGAGGGCCTGCCCGAGCGGTACGGGCACGGGGCGGCGGGTCGCGGCCGCGGTCGTCCCGGCCCGCGCGGCGGCGGCCCGGGCCTCGGGCCACGCGGTGCCGTGCCGGTGGCCCGGGGACGTCTGCGGGGGCGGGACGGCGGGGCCGCTCGCGGGGTCCTGACCGGCCGGGCCGGCCGGCCGGGGACGGCGGCCGACGAGCGCGAGGGCCTCGTCCATGCCGTCGTCGGACCCGCGTTCGTCGCTGGTCATCCGGCGTCGTCCTGCTCGGCGGCCCAGCGCTGGGCGAGCGCGGCGGCCTTGCGGGCCGCCTCCGCGACGGCCTCGGGGCCACCTTCGGCCCGCCCCGCCGCGTAGCCGACCAGGAAGGTGGTCAGCGGCGCCGCCGGACGCGCGACACCGTGCGCGGCGTCGCGGGCGAGGTCGAGCAGCACGGCCGTGTCGACGTCCAGGTCGATGCCCAGTTCGTCCTTGACTGCGGTGATCCATTCGTTCAGCACGTGCCCATGCTCCCTGATGCGTGTGCGGGCCGTCGCGACGTCCCCCCAGGTGTCGCAGTCGAAGGACGCGTCGAACGGTCCGGAGTGCCCCGGAGCGGGCGGGACGGGCACGACGCGCAGGGCCTCGGTCACCCTGCGCAGCGGAAGACCGTCCAGGGTGCCGCCGTGCTCCGCGGCGGCCCGGGTGAGGGCTCGCCGCAGCGGTTCGGTCCGGTAGGCCGCGACCAGCGGCTGGTGCCGCCCGTCGGTGTCGACCCCGAGGGCCGCCTCGGCGTCCGGTGCCGCGTCCAGTGCCCCGGCCAGCCGGCGCGCGGTGTCGGCGTCGAAGAACGGCAGATCGGCGGAGAGGACGAGCGCGAGGGGAGCGGGGGGAGCACCGTCGGTGGGGAGGGACGCGAGGCGACGCAGGCCGGCGTCGAGCGCGGCGACGGGGCCGCCGCCGGGTGGATCCTCCCGGGCCCACGCGACGGGGCGGGAGGTGGCGCGGGGCGCGGCGACGACGACGGTGCGTCCGGCGTCGCGGCAGCCCGCGAGGACCCGGTCGAGCAGGGGACGTCCCCCGACCCGTACGGCTGGCTTGTCGACCCCGCCGAGCCGCCGGGCGGAGCCCCCGGCCAACACGACGGCGTCATATGCGGTCGTCACCCCAGCAGTATGCGCGCCCCCTTGAACGGTCCGGGGCCCGGCGTGAGGTTGGGCCCCGGACAAGGCCGCCAGGCACCATGGGGCCCCGTGCCCCGGCTGGTGTGAGCTCCCGGCGGAGTCCTTGTGGCGGTCAGAGTGTGCGCAGCAGCACCGCCGGGTTCTCGACGCAGTCCGCGACGTAGCGGAGGAAGCCGCCGGCCGTGCCGCCGTCGCAGACCCGGTGGTCGAAGGTGAGCGAGAGCTGCACCACCTGGCGTACCGCCAGCTCGCCCTCGTACACCCACGGCTTGGGAATGATCCGGCCGACGCCGAGCATGGCCGCCTCGGGGTGGTTGATGATCGGCGTGGAGCCGTCGACCCCGAACACCCCGTAGTTGTTGAGCGTGAACGTGCCGCCGGTCAGGTCCGCCGGGGTCAGCGACCCCTGCCGGGCCACCTCGGTCAGCCGGGCGAACTCGGCGGACAGCGACTCGGCGCTGCGCCCGCCCGCGTCCTTCACCACGGGCACGACCAGACCGCGCTCGGTCTGGGCCGCGAACCCGAGGTGCACGGACGGCAGCCGGACGATCTCCCGCGCGGCCGTGTCGACGGTGGCGTTGAGCTCGGGGAAACGGCTCAGCGCGTGGACGCAGATCTTGGCGAGCAGCGCGAGGACGGAGATCTTCGGTCCGCCCGCCGCGTTCATCCGCGCCCGCGCGGTCATCAGCTCGGTCGCGTCGGCGTCCACCCAGCAGGTGGCGTCCGGGATCTCGGTACGGCTGCGCGTCAGCTTGTCGGCGACGGCACCGCGCACCCCGCGCAGCGGGATCCGCTCCCCCGCGGCGACCGCCGGGGCGGCCGGGGTGGCCGGGGCGGGGGCGGTGACGGCCGGGGCGGGCCGCTCCCGTACGGCGAGTGCCGTCTCCACGTCGGCCCGCAGGATCAGCCCCTCGGGGCCGGTGCCGCGCACCTCGCGCAGGTCGAGTCCCCGGTCCCGGGCGAGCTTGCGCACCAGCGGCGAGATGACGGCCACGGGGCCCTTCGGCGCCACCGGAACGGCGGGGGCGACCGGCGCGGGCGCCGGCAGGGTGACCGTCGCGGCGGCCGGGTTCTCGCGGCGGACCCGGCGGCGCCGGGCGGCGGGCCCGGTGGTGCCGTAGCCGACGAGCACATTGCCCGAGTACTCAGAAGACACGGCGGAGGCCGCGGCCTCCGCGGACACGGAGGCGGACACGGAGGCGGTCGCGGAGGCGGTCGCGGGGGCGGTCGTCTTCACCGGCTCGGGCTCCGCCGCACCGCCGACGGCGACGGTCAGCAGCGGTGCGCCGACCGGCAGTTCGGTCCCCTCCTCGCCGAAGCGGGCGGTGACGACGCCCCCGTACGGGCAGGGCACCTCCACCATCGCCTTGGCCGTCTCGACCTCGACGACCGGCTGGTCGATGACGACGACGTCGCCGACGTCGACCAGCCAGCGCACGATCTCGGCCTCGGTGAGGCCCTCGCCGAGGTCGGGCAGCTTGAACTCCAGGACCTGCGCCATCAGCTCTGCGCCTCCCACTGGAGCCGCGCGACCGCGTCCAGGATCCGGTCCACGCCCGGCAGGTGGTGCCGCTCCAGCATCGGCGGCGGATACGGGATGTCGAAGCCGGCCACGCGCAGCACCGGCGCCTCCAGGTGGTGGAAGCAGCGCTCGGTGATCCGGGCGGCGATCTCGGCGCCCGGACCGGCGAATCCGGTCGACTCGTGCACGACGACGGCCCGGCCGGTGCGCCGCACGGACGCGCACACCGTCTCCTCGTCGAAGGGCACGAGCGAGCGCAGGTCGACGACCTCCAGGTCCCAGCCCTCGGCCGCGGCGGCCTCGGCGGCCTCCAGGCACACCGGCAGGGACGGCCCGTAGGTGACGAGGGTGGCACTGGTGCCGGGACGGCGCACCACGGCCTTGCCGATCGGCTCGACGGCGGCCGGCGCCTCGGGCGACCAGTCGGACTTCGACCAGTACAGCCGCTTGGGCTCCAGGAAGACCACCGGGTCGTCGGAGGCGATGGCGGCCCGCAGCAGCCCATAGGCGTCCTCGACGGTCGCCGGGGTGACGACGTGCAGGCCCGGGGTGGCCATGTAGTAGATCTCGGAGGAGTCGCTGTGATGCTCGACGCCGCCGATCCCGCCCCCGTAGGGGATACGGACGACGAGCGGCATCGGCATGGTGCCGCGGGTGCGGTTGCGCATCCGCGAGACATGGCTGACGAGCTGCTCGAACGCCGGGTAGGCGAACGCGTCGAACTGCATCTCCACGACCGGCCGCAGCCCGTACATGGCCATGCCGACGGCCGCGCCGAGGATGCCCGCCTCGGCCAGCGGCGTGTCGGTGCAGCGGTCCTCGCCGAACTCCTTCGCGAGCCCGTCGGTGACCCGGAAGACGCCGCCGAGGGTGCCGACGTCCTCGCCCATGACGTGGACCGTGGGGTCCTCGGCCATGGCGTCGCGCATGGCCCGCTGGAGGGCCTGCGCCATGGTGGCCGGCTTGGCCGCGGCCTTCGCGGCCGGCCGTGCGGTCGTGTGCGTGGTCATCACGCCTCGCTCTCGGCGTCGAGCTCCGCCCGCAGCTGTGCCGCCTGCTCGCGCAGCTGCGCGGTCTTCTCGGCGTACACATGGGCGAACAGGTCCATCGGGTCCAGGACGGGGTCGGCGTTCATCCGCTCGCGCAGCCGCGCCGCCATCTCCTCGGCGTCCTCGGCGGCCGCGCGGCGGCCGTCCTCGTCGAGGATTCCGCGCTCGGTCAGCTCGCGCTCCAGGATCACGATCGGGTCGTGCGCCCGCCACGTCTCGACCTCGGCGTCGCCGCGGTAGCGGGTCGCGTCGTCGGCGTTGGTGTGGGCGTCGATCCGGTAGGTGACGGCCTCGACGAGGGTGGGCCCGCCGCCGCGCCGGGCGCGGGTGACGGCCTCGGTGAGCACCTGGTGGACGGCGACCGCGTCGTTGCCGTCGACGAGCCGGCCCGGCATCCCGTATCCGACGGCCTTGTGGGCGAGGGACGGGGCGGCGGTCTGCTTGGCGAGCGGGACGGAGATCGCGAAGCCGTTGTTCTGGACGAGGAAGACCACGGGGGCCTGCCAGACGGCGGCGAAGTTCAGCGCCTTGTGGAAGTCGCCCTCGCTGGTGCCGCCGTCGCCGACCATGGCGAGCGCGACGACGTCGTCGCCCTTCAGCCGGGCGGCGTGGGCGAGGCCCACGGCGTGCGGGAGCTGGGTGGCGAGCGGGGTGCTGAGCGGCGCTATGCGGTGCTCGTGCGGGTCGTAGCCGGTGTGCCAGTCGCCGCGCAGCAGGGTCAGGGCCTCGACGGGGTCGAGGCCGCGGGCGACGGCGGCGAGCGTGTCGCGGTACGAGGGGAAGAGCCAGTCCCGCTCCTCCAGGGCCAGCGCGGCGGCGACCTCGCACGCCTCCTGGCCGGTGGTGGAGGGGTAGACGGCGAGCCGGCCCTGCTTGGTCAGGGCGGTGGCCTGCGCGTTGTACCGGCGGCCGCGGATCAGCTCGGCGTAGAGGCGGCGCAGCAGCGCGGGGTCCGCGTCGGCCACCGCGTCCGTGCCGAGCACGCGGACCGGCTCCGCGTCCGGCAGCAGCGGGGCGGGGTCGGTACGGGGCTGCCAGGCCGGGGGCGGGGTGAGCCGGTAGTCACGGGCGGCACCGGGGGGCTCTTGGACTGTCGAACTGCGCTGTTGCAACGAGTCCACCTCCTCGTGGGAGCGGGCATAAGACCCGAGGGCGGGCGGCGCGCGATGTGGCGCGCCTCACCTACCGATTGTTCGGTCGTGGAGGCATTTTGGCTACAGGCACCTCCAGCCTGTGGACAAACGGTTCTCCACAGCCTGGGATGGGTGCAGGGCGTCCACGGGAGAGAGGCGGGGGGACATGGCGGATGAACAAATGGCCGGGGCCATACGGGGTACGGATGACACACGCCTGAACACATCCCCCGACACCGCCCTCCCCGCGCCGGCCGGCGCGGGATCCGGCACCGGCACAGGGACCTCGTCAGGAACTCCGTCCACCGCTCCTCCCGGGCCCGCGACCACCGCTCCCTCCGGGCCCGCGCCCGGCGTTCCCTCGGGGGCTCCGTCCGGTCCTGCCGTCATGGTCACCCCGCCGGGCCCGGCCCGCCCGCTGGACACCATCGACCGCGCGATCCTGCGGCTGCTCCAGGCCGACGGCCGCGCCTCGGTCCGCTCCGTCGCCGAGCGGGTGCACGTCTCACGCGCCAACGCGTACGCGCGCATCAACCGGCTCATCGACGACGGCGTGATCCGCGGCTTCGGCGCCCGCGTCGACTACGAGCGGGCGGGGCACGGCGCCTCCGCCTACATCACCCTCAAGATCGTCCAGAACTCGTGGCGGACCGTCCGCGAACAGCTCCAGGCCCTGCCGGGCGCCGCGCACATAGCGCTGGTCAGCGGCGACTTCGACGTCCTGCTGCTGGTGCACACCCCGGACAACCGGACCCTGCGCGAGCTGGTGCTCACCCGGCTCCAGTCCATGCCCGAGGTCCTGTCGACCCGCACCCTGCTGGTCTTCGAGGAGACCGACCTGGACCCGGACCCCGGCCACGGCGACTGAGCCCCGCCCCGGCGCACGACAGCCCGCCCGGAACGGATCCGGGCGGGCTGTCGGGGCTACGAGAAGGGGCTGCCGGTCGTGTGGCTCAGCGGGCGGTCCTCAGCCCGTCGAAGGCCATCCGTACGACGGTGTCCGCCAGCTGGTCCCGCTCCGCCGGGGAGTCGTGGTGCGGCCGGTACCACTCCACCAGCGAGTTGATCATCCCGAAGAGCAGCCGGGTGGCGAGCCGGATGTCCACGTCCGCGCGCAGGTCACCGTCGGCGGCCGCCGCCTTCAGCAGCTCGGCCACCCGGTGGTCGAACTCGCGGCGCCGCTCCATCGCCCACCGCTCGGTCGTGGTGTTGCCCCGCACGCGCAGCAGCAGCGTCACGTACGGCAGTTCGTCTATCAGCACCTCGACGGTGCGCCGGGTCACGTACTCGACCCGCTCGACGGCCCGGCCCCGGCCCGCGGCCGGCTCGGCGAGGACGGCGAACAGCCCGTCGAGCGCCCGGCTGACGGCCCGCCGCAGCAGCTCCTCCTTGCCGGACACATGGTGGTAGATCGACGACTTGGAGATGCCCGCCGCCTTGGACAGGTGCTCCATGGACGTGCCGTCGTAGCCACGCTCGTTGAAGACCTGGACGGCGACCGAGAGCAGCGTCTCGGGGGTGTACGTGTCGCGTCGCGCGGTGGTCATGACTGCTCCTCCGCACCCTCGTCGAAGCCCCGCCGCGCGAGGGCGAGCGAGGGCGCGTAGCGTCCGGTCGGGTAACGGTCGTGCAGCGCGCCGAGCAGGTCGCATACGCGCCTGTGCCCGATGCGCGCCGCCCACTCCAGTGGGCCCGCCGGGTAGTTGACGCCCAGTCGCATCGCCGTGTCCACGTCCTCGGCGGTGGCGACCCGCCGGTCCACGGCGTCGGCGGCGAGGTCGGCGAGCATCGCGACCGTACGGGCCACGATCATGCCCGGCACGTCGCCGATCACGGAGACCTTCTTGCCCAGTGCCTGGAAGAGCCCCACGGCCTCCGCGAGGATGTCGGGATCCATCCCCTCGCGGGCCGACAGGACGATCCGGCTCGCCGCCGCGTAGTCGAGCGCCAGGTCGAAGGAGACGACGTCGTCCTTGCGGTACTCGAAGGACGTCTCGCCGTCCGCGAGGCCGAGCCTGGCCCCTCCGGGCAGTTCGACGTACCCGTCCCCGGTGGTGCGCCGCACCGTGATCCCGGCGGCCTCGAACAGCTCCACCAGCGGCTCGGCGGGTCCGAGCGACCCTCGCACCGTGACCCGCGCGGGCGCCTCGGCGGGCGGCGCGGTGTGCGGCTCGGGGCGCTCGGCGCCCTCCGCGTACGGGAACCAGCCGTGCCCCGACTTGCGGCCGAGCCGGCCCGACTCGACGAGCCGCCGCTGCGCGAGCGAGGGCGTGAACTTGGGGTCCTGGAAGAAGGATTCCCACACCGAGCGGGTCACGGCCTCGTTGACGTCCTGGCCGATGAGGTCGGTCAGCTCGAAGGGCCCCATCTTGAAGCCGCCGGACTCGCGCAGCGCCGCGTCGATCGTGGCCGGGTCGGCGCCGCCCTCCTCGAAGACGCGCAGCGCCTCGGCGTAGAAGGGGCGGGCGATCCGGTTCACGATGAAGCCCGGGGTGTCCGCGCAGCGCACCGGCGTCTTGCCCCAGCCCCGCATCGTCTCGTACGCGCGCGTGGCGGTGTCCGGGTCGGTGGCGTGGCCGCTGACGACCTCGACGAGCGGCAGCAGCGGGGCCGGGTTGAAGAAATGCAGGCCGACGAACCGGCCGGGGCGGCGCAGGCCGCCCGCGATGGCGGTGACGGAGAGGGAGGAGGTGTTGGTGGCGAGCACCGTGTCGTCGCCGACGACCTTCTCCAGGTCCGCGAAGAGCCCCTGCTTGACGTCGAGCCGTTCGACGATCGCCTCGACGACCAGGGCGGCGTCCGCGAGACCGGCGAGTTCGGCGGCCGGGTGCAGCCGGTCGAGTGCCGCGTCGCGCTCCGCCGCGCCGAGCCGGCCCTTGGCGACCAGCCGCTCCAGCCGGCCGGCGACGGCGGCCACGGCCTCCTCCGCCCGACCGGGCGCACTGTCGTACAGACGTACGGAATGACCGGCGGTCAGGGCGACCTGGGCGATGCCCTGGCCCATGGTGCCCGTACCGACCACGGCGACCGTACTGCCAGGTGAAAGGCCCGGCGCGGCGCCGGAGTCCACGCGCGGGCCGATGTCCGGGGCGAGAGGTCCGGCTCCGTCGGCCGGCACCGCGTCGCTCCCCTGGACCGTCGTGTTGGCGCTCATAGGAGTGATCCTCCCCGATGGGTTTTCCACAGGATCGACGGACCCCCTTGTCCCGACCGATCGTTCGGTTACTCTAACTCCGTACGCGTCTCCCTGCCCAGCTCGACGAGGAGTTGGTCCATTCATGGCCACCACTCAGCTGACCACCGACGTTCTGGCCGAGAAGCACCGGTCCACTCTCGATCAGGCCCTCGCCACCATCCGCACCCGCGCCTACTGGTCACCGCACCCGGAGCACCCCAAGGCCTACGGGGAGAACGGCTCGCTGGACGCCGCCGCCGGCCTCGCCGCCTACCAGGGCCTGCTCGGCAAGCGCTTCGAGCTCGACCAGCCCGGCACCGACGGCTGGACCGGTGCCGAGACCTCGCCGTACGGCCCGGAGCTCGGCGTCGAGTACCCGCACGCCGACCTCGACGTGCTGCTCCCCGCGATGCGCGCCGGCATGGCCGCGTGGCGCGACGCCGGCCCCGAGACCCGTGCCCTGGTGTCCCTGGAGATCCTCGCCCGGATCTCGGCCCGCACGCACGAGTTCGCCCACGCCGTCATGCACACCAGCGGCCAGGCGTTCATGATGGCGTTCCAGGCCGGCGGCCCGCACGCGCAGGACCGCGGCCTGGAGGCCGTGGCGTACGCGTACGAGGAGCAGACCCGCACCCCGGCCGGCCGCGCCGCCTGGTCCAAGCCGCAGGGCAAGCGCGACCCGCTGGAGCTCAGCAAGGAGTTCACGGCGGTCGGCCGCGGCATCGGCCTCGTCATCGGCTGCAACACCTTCCCGACCTGGAACGGCTACCCGGGCCTGTTCGCCTCCCTCGCCACCGGCAACCCGGTGCTGGTCAAGCCGCACCCGCGCGCGGTGCTCCCGCTGGCCCTCACCGTCAAGATCGCCCGCGAGGTGCTCGCCGAGGCCGGCTTCGACCCCAACCTGGTGGCGCTGGCCGTCGAGCGTCCCGGCGAGGGCATCGCCAAGACCCTGGCCGTCCGCCCCGAGGTCCGGATCATCGACTACACCGGCTCGACCGCCTTCGGCGACTGGCTGGAGGCCCACGCCCGCCAGGCGCAGGTCTACACGGAGAAGGCCGGCGTCAACACGGTCGTCGTCGACTCCACCGACGACTACAAGGGCATGCTCGGCAACCTGGCCTTCTCGCTGTCCCTGTACAGCGGCCAGATGTGCACCACCCCGCAGAACCTGCTGATCCCCCGCGACGGCATCACCACCGACCAGGGCCCGAAGTCCTACGACGAGGTGG contains the following coding sequences:
- a CDS encoding NADPH:quinone reductase (NAD(P) binding site [chemical binding];~NADPH:quinone reductase and related Zn-dependent oxidoreductase [Amycolatopsis mediterranei U32];~PIG3 p53-inducible quinone oxidoreductase; cd05276;~identified by MetaGeneAnnotator; putative;~putative NAD(P)H quinone oxidoreductase, PIG3 family; TIGR02824) codes for the protein MHAITIPQPGGPEALVWAEVPDPVPAEGEVLVEVVASAVNRADLLQRQGFYDPPPGSSPYPGLECSGRIAALGPGVSGWAVGDEVCALLVGGGYAQKVAVPAGQLLPRPANVDLVTAAALPEVACTVWSNIFMLAHLRPGETLLVHGGASGIGTMAIQLAKAVGARVAVTAGSQEKLARCAELGADILIDYREQDFVEELREATDGAGADVILDIVGAKYLDRNVKALAVNGRLVVIGLQGGAKGELNLGALMAKRAAVLATTLRARPLDEKAAVVAAVREHVWPLVEAGTVGPVVDRTLPMADAAEGHRAVEASAHIGKVLLLAQA
- a CDS encoding ion channel membrane protein (Ion channel; cl11596;~Kef-type K+ transport systems, predicted NAD-binding component [Inorganicion transport and metabolism]; COG1226;~Rossmann-fold NAD(P)(+)-binding proteins; cl09931;~identified by MetaGeneAnnotator; putative;~ion channel membrane protein [Streptomyces clavuligerus ATCC27064]), yielding MKLPSRDIMARQADEKTAPRVKLPRREVERPLRQVAKRLLMAIGVLFVTILIVYADRGGYHDNADESLDFLDAAYYATVTLSTTGYGDIVPYSDSARLANILLVTPLRVLFLIILVGTTLEVLTERTREEFRLHRWRATLRDHTVIVGFGTKGRSAIQTLCATGLRKDHIVIVDPSSKVIEAANADGFVGVIGDATRSDVLLRAEVQKARQIVIATQRDDTAVLVTLTARQLNKGAKIVAAVREEENAPLLRQSGADAVITSASAAGRLLGLSVLSPSAGTVMEDLIQQGSGLDLVERPVTKAEAGKSVRETKDLVVSVLRGHRLLGYDDPAASPLQLTDRVITIVRAAPVTPLTTPDQD
- a CDS encoding molybdopterin biosynthesis protein (MoeA family. Members ofthis family are involved inbiosynthesis of the molybdenum cofactor (MoCF), an essential cofactor of a diverse group of redox enzymes. MoCF biosynthesis is an evolutionarily conserved pathway present in eubacteria, archaea and...; cd00887;~Molybdopterinbiosynthesis enzyme [Coenzyme metabolism]; COG0303;~dimer interface [polypeptide binding];~identified by MetaGeneAnnotator; putative;~molybdopterin biosynthesis protein [Streptomyces avermitilis MA-4680];~putative MPT binding site;~putative functional site); this translates as MTSDERGSDDGMDEALALVGRRPRPAGPAGQDPASGPAVPPPQTSPGHRHGTAWPEARAAAARAGTTAAATRRPVPVPLGQALGRVLAEPLRALTDLPSFDTSAMDGWAVAGPGPWRTAPEGPEGSVLAGHATTAELADGHAVRIATGARVPAGATAVVRAEHSRTDAAGQLHARREVVQGQDIRPRGQECRSGDRLMPAGSLVTPAVLGLAAAAGYDELTTYPRPRVEVLVLGDELLTSGLPHEGLIRDALGPLLDPWLCALGADVLGVRRIGDDAEELYRAVTGSAADVVVTTGGTASGPVDHVHPVLAKAGATLLVDGVRVRPGHPMLLAALGDPADRYLVGLPGNPLAAVSGLLTLAEPLLRALAGHPAAGSVPFSVPVRDGIQGHPQDTRLVPVLDRDGAAVPLRYSGPAMLRGIATADGMAVVPPGGARPGQALDVLDLPWTAPATGQGVCFT
- a CDS encoding molybdopterin-guanine dinucleotide biosynthesis protein (Evidence 3 : Function proposed based on presence of conserved amino acid motif, structural feature or limited homology;~Glycosyltransferase family A (GT-A) includes diverse families of glycosyl transferases with a common GT-A type structural fold; cl11394;~identified by MetaGeneAnnotator; putative;~molybdopterin-guanine dinucleotide biosynthesis protein [Streptomyces cattleya NRRL 8057 = DSM46488]), producing the protein MLAGGSARRLGGVDKPAVRVGGRPLLDRVLAGCRDAGRTVVVAAPRATSRPVAWAREDPPGGGPVAALDAGLRRLASLPTDGAPPAPLALVLSADLPFFDADTARRLAGALDAAPDAEAALGVDTDGRHQPLVAAYRTEPLRRALTRAAAEHGGTLDGLPLRRVTEALRVVPVPPAPGHSGPFDASFDCDTWGDVATARTRIREHGHVLNEWITAVKDELGIDLDVDTAVLLDLARDAAHGVARPAAPLTTFLVGYAAGRAEGGPEAVAEAARKAAALAQRWAAEQDDAG